A genomic window from Sphingobacterium sp. BN32 includes:
- the traM gene encoding conjugative transposon protein TraM, translating into MKENENKKSVVRVTEGNPNETADVLQDGAQNKADKLKKPLIFLLMGVVFLGCMYLIFKPSKDKKAVENIGLNDAVPQATGAGMPADKGKAYEQEMLERKEQEKRNALTTLSDYWNTEDSASADNEEGLPEQDEESNGFGGGGRNSGRNGNHGLNSYRNMQSTLGSFYQDNNSETMELRRQLDEMKEKLAEKDVPPVATVDDQLKLMEKSYEMAAKYLPQNANTGNAAPANGATTGAAGANQKEQFVSFTPTRKNIVSALYREPSDSAFAADWSQTKSRGFYTAGSTEEVVQPKNSIKACVNEAQTVVGETGVRLRLLEPAKTPQRTIPKGTIVTANAKFQNGRLQLKVTSVELEGNIIPVDIIIYDLDGQQGLYVPYSPEMNALTEMAANMSQTGGTSVMLTQNAGQQVAADLSRGVVQGISGYFAKKVRTPKVTLKAGYQVFLVSKK; encoded by the coding sequence ATGAAAGAAAATGAGAACAAAAAATCGGTTGTTCGGGTAACGGAGGGGAACCCGAATGAAACTGCTGATGTGTTGCAAGACGGCGCACAGAACAAAGCCGACAAACTCAAAAAGCCACTTATATTCCTTTTAATGGGAGTGGTATTTCTCGGCTGTATGTACCTGATATTTAAACCGTCGAAAGACAAAAAGGCGGTGGAGAACATCGGATTAAACGATGCCGTACCACAGGCTACCGGGGCAGGAATGCCTGCCGATAAAGGCAAGGCGTATGAACAGGAAATGCTCGAACGCAAAGAGCAGGAAAAGCGCAATGCACTGACCACGCTTTCTGATTATTGGAATACTGAAGACAGTGCATCTGCTGACAATGAAGAAGGTTTACCTGAACAAGATGAAGAAAGCAACGGCTTTGGCGGTGGCGGCAGAAATTCGGGAAGAAACGGTAATCATGGATTGAACAGCTACAGAAATATGCAAAGCACATTGGGTTCATTCTATCAGGATAATAATTCTGAAACAATGGAACTCCGCAGGCAACTGGACGAAATGAAAGAAAAGCTGGCCGAGAAAGATGTGCCACCTGTGGCCACCGTTGACGACCAACTCAAATTAATGGAGAAATCCTATGAAATGGCTGCAAAGTATCTTCCGCAAAATGCTAACACCGGAAATGCTGCTCCTGCCAACGGTGCAACTACTGGGGCTGCAGGTGCTAACCAAAAAGAGCAATTTGTATCGTTCACACCAACAAGAAAGAACATTGTATCAGCCTTGTACCGTGAACCGTCGGACAGTGCCTTTGCAGCCGATTGGAGCCAAACAAAAAGCCGCGGGTTCTATACCGCAGGTTCTACTGAAGAGGTAGTACAGCCTAAAAACAGCATCAAAGCCTGTGTAAACGAAGCCCAGACAGTAGTTGGCGAAACGGGTGTGCGCTTACGACTATTAGAGCCTGCTAAAACCCCGCAACGTACCATTCCCAAAGGAACAATTGTAACGGCTAATGCAAAATTTCAGAATGGCAGGCTACAATTAAAAGTTACCTCCGTAGAACTGGAGGGCAACATCATTCCGGTAGATATAATCATTTACGATTTGGACGGGCAGCAAGGCTTGTACGTTCCGTATTCGCCGGAAATGAATGCACTTACCGAAATGGCGGCCAATATGAGCCAGACAGGGGGAACAAGCGTAATGCTCACGCAGAATGCCGGACAGCAGGTAGCGGCTGATTTAAGCCGTGGCGTGGTACAGGGTATCTCAGGCTATTTCGCCAAGAAAGTAAGAACGCCAAAGGTTACACTGAAAGCGGGCTATCAGGTCTTTCTTGTATCTAAAAAATAA
- the traN gene encoding conjugative transposon protein TraN, producing the protein MKNHLKTFWAFALILGFAVNSYAQDTIRTPLALGKIEPYRMEVTYDKTSHLIFPTAIRYVDLGSEYLIAGKAEDAENVLRVKASVRDFEPETNFSVITNDGRFYNFNVYYSSYPAAMSYDLLTMQKAVDKANGNDVLFEELGNNSPSLAGLLLETIYKKDKRIVKHIGAKSFGIQFMLKGIYIHNGKYYLHTELRNRTNVPFQIDFVNFKVVDKKVAKRTVVQERPMIPLRTYKPLDEIGGKTIEQNVFMLDQFTIADDKVLLIEIFEKNGGRHQTLQIENSDLIKARLINDMHLKF; encoded by the coding sequence ATGAAAAATCATTTAAAAACCTTTTGGGCTTTTGCCCTGATACTCGGCTTTGCCGTAAACTCTTACGCACAGGACACCATCAGAACGCCGCTTGCCCTGGGCAAGATAGAACCGTACCGTATGGAAGTAACTTACGATAAAACTTCGCACTTGATTTTCCCGACCGCCATTCGTTATGTGGACTTGGGCAGCGAATACCTGATAGCAGGAAAAGCCGAAGATGCAGAAAACGTGTTGCGTGTGAAAGCATCTGTAAGGGACTTTGAGCCTGAAACCAATTTTTCCGTTATCACGAATGACGGTCGTTTTTACAACTTCAACGTGTATTACAGTTCCTACCCGGCGGCAATGAGCTATGACCTGCTCACGATGCAGAAAGCGGTAGATAAAGCCAATGGTAACGATGTGCTTTTTGAAGAATTGGGCAACAATTCGCCCTCGCTGGCAGGCTTGCTACTGGAAACCATTTACAAGAAAGACAAACGCATTGTAAAGCATATTGGAGCTAAGAGCTTCGGCATTCAGTTTATGCTCAAAGGCATTTACATCCACAACGGCAAATACTATTTGCATACGGAATTGAGAAACCGTACCAATGTGCCATTTCAGATTGATTTTGTGAATTTCAAGGTAGTGGATAAAAAGGTAGCCAAACGTACCGTAGTACAGGAACGTCCGATGATACCGCTACGCACTTACAAACCATTGGACGAGATCGGTGGAAAAACCATCGAGCAAAACGTGTTCATGTTAGACCAATTTACCATTGCTGATGACAAGGTATTACTGATTGAGATTTTCGAGAAAAACGGTGGCAGGCATCAAACACTTCAGATAGAAAACTCTGATTTAATCAAGGCTCGTTTGATTAACGATATGCACCTGAAATTTTAA
- a CDS encoding conjugal transfer protein TraO, protein MKKYIYTVMLVLMGITMAQAQRMLPKQKGLEISTGVLSNDKIGNDYYISVAMTVNGKNGNYQLWALEYTHQYHDYKDLRIPQESYSAEGGYSFYLLGDARKNITLNLGITGVVGYESINRGEAMLYDGSKILSEDNFIYGAGGRLTFETYLSDRFVLVLQGRTKVLWGKDLEQFRPSVGMGLRFNF, encoded by the coding sequence ATGAAAAAGTATATCTATACCGTGATGCTTGTTTTAATGGGCATCACAATGGCACAGGCACAACGAATGCTGCCTAAACAGAAAGGCTTGGAAATAAGCACAGGCGTATTATCCAATGATAAGATTGGCAATGATTATTACATCAGTGTAGCGATGACTGTAAATGGTAAAAACGGCAATTACCAGCTTTGGGCATTGGAATATACACACCAATACCACGACTATAAAGACCTGCGCATACCGCAGGAAAGTTATAGTGCCGAAGGCGGTTACAGTTTCTACTTGTTGGGCGATGCCCGAAAAAACATCACGCTGAATTTAGGAATAACAGGCGTAGTCGGTTATGAAAGCATTAACCGGGGCGAAGCTATGTTGTATGACGGATCGAAGATACTGAGCGAGGACAATTTTATCTACGGAGCTGGTGGACGGCTCACATTTGAAACGTACCTGTCCGACCGATTTGTATTAGTCCTGCAAGGGCGTACAAAAGTCCTTTGGGGTAAAGACTTAGAACAGTTCCGACCGTCGGTAGGTATGGGATTAAGGTTTAACTTTTAA
- a CDS encoding DUF3872 domain-containing protein, which translates to MIAIFNNFRIGLLPIYVFLAILTASVTLVSCSKDDELEIQKDFPFEVKVMPVPKYVANGQTVEIRITIQRTGNYSSTQYFLRYFQFDGKGTLRYYDEPPYLPNDLYELPTEQFRLYYTSASAVSQSFEVWISDNFGNEKQITFQFNSSD; encoded by the coding sequence ATGATAGCAATATTCAATAATTTCAGAATAGGATTACTGCCGATATATGTATTCCTGGCAATCCTCACAGCTTCGGTTACGTTGGTATCTTGTAGCAAAGATGATGAACTCGAAATACAAAAGGACTTTCCTTTTGAGGTCAAAGTGATGCCAGTGCCTAAATATGTTGCCAACGGCCAGACGGTAGAGATCCGCATTACAATACAGCGAACTGGAAATTATAGCAGCACGCAATATTTCCTTCGCTACTTCCAGTTTGACGGAAAGGGCACACTTAGGTATTACGATGAGCCGCCGTACCTACCTAATGATCTGTATGAGTTACCAACCGAGCAGTTCCGTTTGTACTATACTTCGGCATCTGCAGTATCTCAATCCTTTGAGGTTTGGATTTCGGATAACTTCGGGAACGAAAAGCAGATAACTTTTCAGTTTAACAGTAGTGATTAA
- a CDS encoding molybdenum ABC transporter permease, with translation MVASLVIGIIFLVAGLVLRYWINRRKFYRRSSMGTEGFSSYESSIFIKLIEKVGKWIAYALIIFGLLSLWVYSLEKKEKQQPDVTTEQPAQRR, from the coding sequence ATGGTTGCATCACTCGTTATAGGTATCATATTTTTGGTTGCAGGCTTGGTACTTCGTTACTGGATTAACCGTAGAAAGTTTTACAGGCGCAGCTCTATGGGAACTGAGGGGTTCTCATCTTATGAAAGTTCGATTTTCATTAAATTGATTGAAAAGGTTGGCAAATGGATAGCTTATGCGTTGATTATATTTGGGCTGTTGTCGTTATGGGTTTATTCCCTTGAAAAAAAGGAAAAACAGCAGCCTGACGTAACAACCGAACAACCTGCCCAACGCAGATAA
- a CDS encoding helix-turn-helix domain-containing protein, giving the protein MEVIAIQKSALDGMKNELKALLELTENATQKYTPIFKAEQWLDNQEVCLMMNITKRTLQTHKSKGLLPYSKLNRKNYYKRSDVQALLEAGQLDNTTENGFIHE; this is encoded by the coding sequence ATGGAAGTAATTGCAATACAAAAGTCGGCACTAGACGGAATGAAAAATGAGCTAAAAGCACTTTTGGAATTGACCGAAAATGCCACACAGAAATATACGCCCATTTTTAAAGCGGAACAATGGCTCGATAACCAGGAAGTATGTCTGATGATGAACATTACCAAGCGGACTTTACAGACCCACAAAAGCAAAGGACTATTACCGTATTCAAAACTGAACCGTAAAAATTATTATAAACGCTCAGATGTACAGGCTTTGCTCGAAGCCGGACAGCTGGACAATACTACTGAAAATGGATTTATTCACGAATGA
- a CDS encoding helix-turn-helix domain-containing protein, translating to MDLFTNDSDDIIAHRKMITQLRNRIEQILKNYRPVMNGEIYLSGEDVCKLLHISRRTLQQYRDDQILPYIQIGGKIIFKQTDLLRILEQNYVCNGQKNK from the coding sequence ATGGATTTATTCACGAATGATAGTGACGATATCATCGCCCACAGGAAAATGATTACACAGCTACGAAATCGTATTGAACAGATATTAAAAAACTACCGTCCTGTAATGAACGGTGAAATATATCTTTCGGGCGAAGATGTGTGCAAGCTGTTACATATCAGCAGACGGACTTTACAGCAATATCGTGATGACCAAATACTCCCATACATCCAGATAGGCGGCAAAATCATTTTTAAGCAAACCGACCTTTTACGGATACTTGAACAAAACTATGTCTGCAATGGACAAAAGAACAAGTAA
- a CDS encoding response regulator transcription factor, protein MKTGTVQETISLSFINDKSPVTDNICKDLAASGMEILSRSESIENGLTQLSSLNELPKVCIIDLDFYDQNVLKQLQELRKEYPAIKLVAHSDIDDEKVGKSLLEIGFSSYLLLGSDVDDFKKAIFSA, encoded by the coding sequence ATGAAAACTGGTACTGTACAAGAAACAATCTCCCTGTCTTTTATCAATGACAAAAGCCCTGTAACCGATAACATCTGCAAAGATCTCGCTGCATCTGGAATGGAAATACTATCTCGGTCAGAAAGCATTGAAAATGGGCTAACACAGTTGTCTTCATTGAATGAACTCCCCAAAGTCTGTATTATTGACTTGGATTTTTACGACCAAAATGTGCTTAAACAGCTTCAAGAATTAAGGAAAGAGTACCCTGCAATCAAACTGGTTGCCCATAGCGATATTGATGATGAGAAAGTTGGGAAATCTCTTTTAGAGATTGGGTTTTCAAGTTATCTACTACTTGGAAGCGATGTTGATGATTTTAAGAAAGCTATCTTCAGTGCTTAA
- a CDS encoding SMEK domain-containing protein has translation MNRIEYINKITTCAARFVHEVEGFNAIGNYHINIHAENFLVPLLNEVFGLELENLNSTKKKNFPAIDLADFKNRVAFQITSTSSLDKIRTTLETFSKYDLQNEFDVLYLYILTEKKPQYNDAKLKDVIPDSFGFESSDHIIDKDVILQKINAISSTPKIQAISKLYEHEFSDIQIEQRQLKFENGYLNNEPEDISPNMVKISFPKVLYKAELFINEEAILENLNDYLESIGKRKVKKLKPNTLVKKALKQNKVYFEDWILHEKCIYTFRDLSKNNEPLRKIIDAGTITTLDCKDFYEQDEASNKVFKNLLRKSLIQLCYYKGIEFFPPRGIFRFANSRPPKAKQIRWKGKKESTKTVIFEMTNKKEGHIICYRHLAFKASFLNFEIDWYLVINPTWSFTNPGGYRESRFESAYMAGIKRLENNNSVYNYFRFFAHYLSYTDLFVTEYPYLQTSKNEPLSLSPSLDEQKWIPVKIVEETSEFTPTEISLDNELTNSIFSDQ, from the coding sequence TTGAACAGGATTGAATACATCAACAAGATCACTACTTGTGCAGCGAGATTTGTCCACGAAGTGGAAGGGTTTAATGCAATAGGAAATTATCATATTAATATCCATGCAGAGAATTTTTTGGTACCGTTATTAAATGAGGTTTTCGGGTTGGAACTTGAAAATCTTAATTCTACAAAAAAGAAAAATTTTCCAGCAATTGATCTGGCCGACTTTAAGAATAGGGTGGCTTTTCAAATTACGTCAACATCTTCTCTTGATAAAATTAGGACTACGCTCGAAACATTCTCAAAGTATGACCTACAAAATGAGTTTGATGTACTCTACTTATATATTCTCACAGAAAAGAAGCCGCAATACAATGATGCAAAACTGAAAGATGTAATACCCGATAGTTTTGGGTTTGAGTCAAGTGACCATATTATAGACAAGGACGTTATTCTTCAGAAAATAAATGCTATAAGCTCAACGCCCAAAATTCAAGCGATTTCTAAATTATACGAGCATGAGTTTTCGGATATACAGATTGAACAGCGCCAGCTTAAGTTCGAAAATGGATACTTGAATAACGAGCCAGAAGATATTTCGCCTAACATGGTTAAAATATCATTTCCGAAGGTTTTGTATAAGGCAGAATTGTTTATTAATGAAGAAGCTATCCTCGAAAATCTAAACGATTATTTGGAGAGTATTGGAAAAAGGAAAGTGAAAAAGTTGAAGCCAAACACACTGGTCAAAAAGGCTTTAAAACAAAATAAAGTATATTTTGAAGACTGGATTTTACATGAAAAGTGTATTTATACTTTTCGGGATTTATCTAAAAACAACGAACCATTGAGAAAAATTATAGATGCTGGCACAATAACTACTTTGGATTGTAAAGACTTCTACGAACAAGATGAAGCGAGTAACAAAGTATTCAAAAACCTTTTAAGAAAATCTCTGATCCAACTTTGCTATTATAAAGGAATAGAATTCTTCCCGCCAAGAGGAATTTTCAGATTTGCCAATTCAAGACCTCCTAAAGCAAAGCAAATTAGATGGAAGGGTAAAAAAGAGTCTACCAAGACAGTAATATTCGAAATGACAAATAAGAAGGAGGGGCACATAATCTGTTATAGACACTTAGCATTCAAAGCATCTTTTTTAAATTTTGAAATAGATTGGTATTTGGTCATAAATCCAACATGGAGCTTTACAAATCCGGGTGGATATAGGGAAAGTCGATTTGAATCAGCATATATGGCAGGAATAAAACGACTTGAGAATAACAATTCTGTTTACAATTACTTTAGATTCTTTGCGCACTACTTATCTTATACGGACCTGTTTGTTACTGAATATCCATACCTGCAGACCTCGAAAAATGAGCCATTAAGTTTATCTCCTAGCCTAGATGAACAAAAATGGATACCCGTTAAAATCGTTGAAGAAACATCTGAGTTTACTCCAACGGAAATAAGCCTTGATAACGAATTAACCAACTCAATTTTTTCTGATCAATGA
- a CDS encoding helix-turn-helix domain-containing protein yields MDYKKTVGEILRAKREEKGLLLRQVAALLEMDTAILSKIERGQRNINKEQVFKLADILGIEREELLIQYLSEKIAIELKDESLADKTLRVAEKKIKYMSQTK; encoded by the coding sequence ATGGATTATAAAAAAACAGTTGGAGAAATATTACGTGCTAAACGAGAGGAGAAAGGGCTTCTCTTAAGGCAAGTTGCTGCTTTGCTCGAAATGGATACAGCAATTCTGAGTAAAATTGAAAGAGGGCAAAGAAATATCAATAAGGAACAGGTTTTTAAACTCGCAGATATTTTGGGCATAGAACGAGAAGAATTACTTATTCAATACCTCAGTGAGAAAATTGCAATTGAGCTAAAAGACGAATCGTTGGCGGATAAAACTCTTAGAGTTGCCGAAAAGAAGATAAAGTATATGTCACAAACTAAATAA
- a CDS encoding PRTRC system ThiF family protein gives MSKEILKVHFTDSDLINPTNPITVNVIGAGGTGSKVMTALLEMNHSLNELGHAGLFIRLWDDDVITQANLGRQRFAESEVGLYKSVAIINRINRFSGTNWKAEARKFEKDNSDSFPENAGGSIYISCVDSVKARFEIAEILSELSNGRPYSNRPRYWLDFGNSQHTGQVLLSTIGKIRQPNSEKYETVASLPMVTDEFGELLKQSELEDDTPSCSLAEALEKQDLYINSSLVQMGCSLLWGMFKNGLTPYRGFFHNLKDFRTHPIKVA, from the coding sequence ATGAGCAAAGAAATTTTAAAAGTCCATTTTACGGACAGCGATTTGATAAATCCTACCAATCCCATAACGGTAAACGTAATCGGTGCAGGTGGTACAGGCTCAAAAGTAATGACTGCCTTGCTTGAGATGAACCACAGCCTAAACGAGTTAGGACACGCAGGGTTGTTTATTCGTCTTTGGGATGATGATGTAATTACCCAAGCCAATTTAGGAAGACAGCGTTTTGCAGAAAGTGAGGTCGGTTTGTACAAATCTGTTGCTATCATTAACCGTATAAATCGCTTCTCAGGTACGAACTGGAAAGCGGAAGCAAGGAAATTTGAAAAAGACAATAGCGACAGTTTCCCCGAAAATGCAGGAGGAAGTATTTATATTTCCTGTGTGGATAGCGTAAAAGCAAGATTTGAAATTGCGGAAATATTAAGTGAATTGAGCAATGGAAGACCCTATTCCAACCGCCCACGTTATTGGTTGGACTTCGGCAACAGTCAACATACAGGACAAGTTTTACTATCTACCATAGGAAAAATTCGCCAACCCAATTCAGAGAAATATGAAACGGTGGCAAGCCTGCCAATGGTTACGGATGAATTTGGCGAACTGCTTAAACAATCCGAACTGGAAGACGATACACCGAGCTGTTCCCTTGCCGAAGCGTTGGAAAAGCAGGACTTGTATATCAATTCCTCATTGGTTCAGATGGGTTGTTCACTGTTATGGGGTATGTTTAAAAATGGTTTGACACCATACAGGGGATTTTTTCACAACCTGAAAGATTTCCGAACCCATCCTATAAAAGTCGCCTGA
- a CDS encoding PRTRC system protein B encodes MKDITQNFGTLYHPLSALVFYQTKGSNRTTYVEHFDMDRNGNPINAHPLTEREAKELAKALNTEKEKSKAFLKSNGILPTNVLHINPSENGTVLWYTKARKVKMFFTESLEIPNGTAKVPAMLWYASKQSLIVFALEKDRRPTENTVLFHAPFFNIYEDGHVCMGTVDINIKNSASVEEFMQAWESYFFNSYFSHLVNEHNPIKGNCVSLWKDLIGTDKAFPKDILKKTNKTIKTIL; translated from the coding sequence ATGAAAGATATAACACAAAACTTTGGAACGCTTTACCACCCTTTATCGGCTTTGGTTTTTTACCAAACCAAAGGAAGTAATAGAACCACCTATGTAGAGCATTTTGATATGGATAGGAACGGTAATCCAATCAACGCCCATCCTTTGACCGAGAGAGAAGCTAAAGAATTGGCAAAAGCACTCAATACGGAAAAGGAAAAGAGCAAGGCATTTTTAAAATCTAACGGCATTCTGCCTACCAACGTCCTGCACATTAATCCGAGTGAAAACGGTACGGTACTTTGGTACACCAAAGCACGAAAAGTCAAAATGTTCTTTACTGAAAGTCTTGAAATACCAAACGGTACGGCGAAAGTACCTGCAATGCTTTGGTATGCAAGCAAACAGAGCCTTATTGTTTTCGCCCTAGAAAAAGACCGAAGACCTACCGAGAATACCGTATTATTTCACGCACCATTTTTCAATATTTACGAGGACGGACACGTATGTATGGGAACTGTAGATATCAATATCAAAAATTCTGCTTCGGTTGAAGAATTTATGCAAGCGTGGGAAAGCTACTTTTTTAACAGCTATTTCAGTCACTTGGTAAACGAACACAACCCCATAAAAGGAAATTGTGTAAGCCTTTGGAAAGACCTCATCGGCACAGACAAAGCCTTTCCTAAAGATATATTGAAAAAGACAAACAAGACCATAAAAACGATATTGTAA
- a CDS encoding PRTRC system protein C has product MLLATVLPRIFILKDKGQDIPLTDPEPRWSVEAVMNFYANSYPILTTAKVSAPVIRDDTIQYRFESVMGTKG; this is encoded by the coding sequence ATGTTATTAGCAACAGTATTACCGAGAATTTTCATACTCAAAGATAAAGGACAGGATATTCCATTGACTGACCCCGAACCACGTTGGAGCGTGGAAGCCGTAATGAATTTCTATGCAAATTCTTATCCGATACTGACCACTGCCAAAGTATCTGCCCCTGTTATCCGTGACGATACAATACAGTACCGATTTGAGAGTGTAATGGGAACGAAAGGTTAA
- a CDS encoding PRTRC system protein E, translating to MNTNFFNQVQQLDFTGILQLNISKGIENKLIVTVLLNNEQCGDSAKNLIPPLIFNATSQEFDEGFFEQINAPIKAISGLMVDMEAFMKQMETVKLQSEMEKQKTEKAKKEKETKDKKYKDGMAKVDELEKEGKFREAWMKVPDITEFPEKADEIRKRKTSLSDKFGTPSLFGGVTEEQPEPPKTEEVATYCPINTTNEEVEY from the coding sequence ATGAACACAAATTTTTTCAATCAAGTACAGCAGTTGGATTTTACAGGAATATTGCAACTGAACATTTCTAAGGGGATAGAAAACAAACTAATCGTAACAGTATTGCTCAACAATGAGCAATGCGGAGATAGTGCGAAAAACCTCATTCCCCCATTGATTTTTAACGCCACTTCGCAGGAGTTTGACGAGGGATTTTTTGAGCAGATAAACGCACCAATTAAAGCCATATCGGGTTTAATGGTGGATATGGAAGCCTTTATGAAGCAAATGGAAACCGTCAAACTGCAATCCGAAATGGAGAAGCAGAAAACCGAGAAAGCCAAAAAGGAAAAAGAAACCAAAGACAAGAAGTACAAAGACGGTATGGCAAAGGTGGACGAGTTGGAGAAAGAGGGCAAGTTCCGTGAAGCGTGGATGAAAGTACCCGACATTACGGAGTTTCCCGAAAAAGCGGACGAGATACGCAAACGCAAAACGTCATTGTCCGACAAGTTCGGGACACCGAGCCTTTTTGGTGGAGTAACGGAGGAGCAACCCGAACCGCCAAAAACGGAGGAGGTTGCTACCTATTGCCCAATAAATACAACAAACGAAGAAGTAGAATATTAA
- a CDS encoding DUF932 domain-containing protein, with product MAHNINYNEKTGRYSFFSVQQKAWHGLGQIVEQYPTSEEAIRHAGLDYEVVKSPLFTKGSGITETADGIEIGSNELEVPNCFANIRTDNNAVLGVVGKDYHIVQNREAFSFFDAIVGGGEGILYETAGALGKGERIFITAKLPDYIRVGNGDDVTEKYIFLTTSHDGSGSITAAFTPIRIVCQNTLNASLRNMTNVVRIKHTSGAKQRIENAHRIMGLANTLSDQLQGIFNDWTTIRATDQEVRKLIQLALCPNKETLELIKKGAEDEISTMFKNAVNDAFAYAMTSDTQQMDTTKGTLFGAYNAVTGYFQNVRNYRDDEAKLQSIVLGGTAQMKGQKAFDLCTAFATDGAEILNLN from the coding sequence ATGGCACATAACATCAATTACAACGAGAAAACAGGACGTTATTCATTCTTTAGCGTTCAGCAAAAAGCGTGGCACGGTCTGGGGCAAATCGTAGAGCAGTACCCCACAAGCGAGGAAGCTATCCGACACGCAGGGTTAGATTACGAGGTAGTCAAATCCCCTCTGTTTACCAAAGGTTCGGGCATTACCGAAACCGCAGACGGTATCGAGATAGGCAGTAACGAACTGGAAGTACCTAACTGTTTCGCCAACATACGCACCGATAACAATGCCGTATTGGGCGTAGTGGGTAAAGATTACCACATCGTACAAAACCGTGAAGCGTTCAGTTTCTTTGATGCTATCGTAGGAGGTGGCGAGGGTATTCTGTACGAAACCGCAGGGGCATTGGGCAAAGGCGAACGCATTTTTATCACAGCCAAATTGCCCGACTATATCCGTGTAGGCAATGGCGATGATGTTACGGAAAAATACATCTTCCTTACCACAAGCCACGACGGAAGCGGAAGTATTACCGCAGCGTTTACGCCTATCCGTATCGTTTGCCAAAACACCCTTAACGCTTCATTGCGGAATATGACCAATGTAGTCCGTATCAAGCACACATCGGGAGCAAAACAGCGTATCGAGAATGCACATAGGATAATGGGGTTAGCCAACACATTGAGCGACCAGCTACAGGGTATTTTCAATGACTGGACAACGATAAGGGCAACAGACCAAGAGGTCAGAAAGCTAATCCAATTGGCACTATGCCCGAACAAAGAAACCCTTGAGCTCATCAAAAAAGGTGCTGAAGACGAAATATCAACAATGTTTAAAAATGCCGTGAACGATGCGTTTGCCTATGCAATGACGAGTGATACGCAACAAATGGACACTACAAAAGGCACATTGTTCGGAGCATACAATGCTGTTACAGGCTACTTCCAAAATGTACGCAATTACAGGGATGACGAAGCCAAGTTACAGAGTATTGTATTGGGTGGAACGGCTCAAATGAAAGGACAAAAAGCATTTGACCTATGTACAGCCTTTGCGACAGACGGTGCGGAAATCCTAAACCTCAATTAG
- a CDS encoding single-stranded DNA-binding protein → MNITGRLTRNAEVRTLSNEKQVVNFSVAVNDSYRNKQGERVEQTTYFDCAYWITPNVARLLTKGTLVELTGRVSPRAWVNKDGEPRAGLNFHTSQIKLHGGSNRAETVQVTAKAENNSIAGISTEDDLPF, encoded by the coding sequence ATGAACATCACAGGCAGACTGACAAGAAATGCGGAAGTACGCACATTGTCGAACGAAAAACAGGTGGTAAACTTTTCAGTAGCGGTAAACGACAGCTACCGTAACAAACAGGGCGAACGAGTAGAGCAAACCACCTACTTCGATTGTGCCTACTGGATAACTCCAAACGTGGCAAGGCTACTGACAAAAGGCACTTTGGTAGAACTCACAGGGCGTGTAAGTCCGAGAGCGTGGGTAAACAAAGACGGAGAACCAAGAGCAGGACTTAATTTCCATACCTCACAAATCAAATTGCACGGAGGTAGCAATAGAGCCGAAACCGTACAGGTTACTGCAAAAGCAGAAAACAACAGCATTGCAGGAATATCAACCGAGGACGACCTCCCATTTTAA